The following coding sequences lie in one Rutidosis leptorrhynchoides isolate AG116_Rl617_1_P2 chromosome 6, CSIRO_AGI_Rlap_v1, whole genome shotgun sequence genomic window:
- the LOC139854081 gene encoding gibberellin 20 oxidase 2-like: MLTSPVVSPSKETTSLVFDASILQKETNIPSQFIWPDHEKPLLEPSPQLDVPPIDLKAFFSGEPHDVSNATRLVNSACQEHGFFQVFNHGVDVKLINEAHEMMNLFFGMPLLEKQKAQRKFGDYCGYASSFTNRFSSKLPWKETLSFRYSADPNCSTIVRDYFLNVMGEDFSDFGRVCQEYSEAMSKLSLDILELLGMSLGIERSHFRDIYKDNDSIMRLNYYPPCQKPDLTLGTGPHCDPTSLTILHQDDVGGLQVFVDQKWHSVTPRPEAFVVNIGDTFMALSNGLYKSCLHRAVVNRDSPRKSLAFFLSPRMNKVVRPPTALVEDENSRKYPDFMWSTLLEFTQKHYRADMKTLDAFSNWLQMERNKI; the protein is encoded by the exons ATGCTTACTTCACCAGTGGTTTCACCCTCAAAAGAAACAACCTCTCTAGTCTTTGATGCATCTATTCTTCAAAAGGAAACAAATATACCATCACAATTTATATGGCCAGACCATGAAAAGCCACTCCTTGAACCATCACCACAACTTGATGTCCCTCCAATTGACTTAAAAGCCTTCTTCTCCGGCGAACCACATGATGTGTCGAATGCAACTCGTCTAGTCAATTCCGCATGCCAAGAACATGGCTTCTTTCAAGTTTTTAATCATGGTGTTGATGTAAAGTTGATAAATGAAGCCCATGAGATGATGAATCTTTTCTTTGGAATGCCACTTTTGGAGAAGCAAAAAGCTCAAAGAAAATTTGGTGATTATTGTGGATATGCTAGTAGTTTTACTAATAGATTTTCTTCTAAACTTCCATGGAAAGAAACACTTTCTTTTCGATATTCCGCGGATCCAAATTGCTCAACCATAGTTCGAGATTACTTCTTGAATGTAATGGGGGAAGATTTTAGCGATTTCGG GAGGGTTTGTCAAGAATATTCAGAAGCTATGAGCAAACTTTCACTTGATATCCTAGAGCTTCTAGGAATGAGCCTTGGAATCGAGCGATCCCATTTTAGGGACATCTACAAAGATAACGATTCGATCATGCGATTAAACTACTATCCTCCTTGCCAAAAACCCGATCTTACTCTTGGAACCGGCCCTCATTGTGATCCGACCTCTCTCACTATTCTTCATCAAGATGATGTTGGTGGACTCCAAGTATTTGTTGACCAAAAATGGCATTCCGTGACCCCTCGCCCGGAAGCCTTTGTAGTCAATATTGGAGATACTTTCATG GCTCTATCAAACGGATTATACAAAAGTTGCCTACATCGAGCGGTAGTGAATAGAGACAGTCCTCGGAAATCTCTCGCATTCTTTCTCTCGCCTAGGATGAATAAAGTGGTAAGGCCACCTACAGCATTGGTTGAAGACGAAAACAGTAGAAAATATCCTGATTTTATGTGGTCCACTTTACTTGAGTTTACTCAAAAACATTATAGAGCAGACATGAAAACCCTAGATGCCTTCTCAAATTGGCTTCAAATGGAAAGAAATAAGATATAA